One window of Myxocyprinus asiaticus isolate MX2 ecotype Aquarium Trade chromosome 6, UBuf_Myxa_2, whole genome shotgun sequence genomic DNA carries:
- the LOC127442899 gene encoding gastrula zinc finger protein XlCGF57.1-like isoform X2 codes for MEYLGHTIIKMEAVKEENGDLSDPEPSRVKNEDTEEQIDQMEVKEESQELIRGVEDNHDNFITGENSGSSSQNKKTVTCPQCGKSFTRKGNLKNHLRIHTGERPYTCPRCGKSFSQKGHLQHHIKIHTGERPHPCPHCGKSFIERGRLKEHLRIHTGERPYKCDHCGKTFRRKGDLKSHKKVYTGEKPYTCQECGKSFTEKGHLKNHIRIHSGERPFTCPQCGQSFIRKGDLKSHIRIHSGERPFTCPQCGKSFKWANGLKDHLSTHSKRRPFNCDQCGEKFSVASNLEAHLKIHANERPYLCSFCGMRFSLLDYLKEHQKIHKGVNSLACSECGNTFARASCLKEHQKLHFGGKPHKCSYCGKSFSHSGHLKTHARVHTGEKPYPCSSCGKSFSTSSTLQRHRRQYCPKLSQ; via the exons ATGGAATATTTAGGACATACAATTATAAAAATGGAGGCTGTTAAAGAGGAGAATGGGGACCTGAGTGATCCAGAACCAAGCAGAgtgaaaaatgaagatactgaggaacaaatag ACcagatggaagtgaaagaggaaagtcaagaactgattAGAGGAGTGGAGGACAACCACGATAATTTCATCACTGGAGAAAACTCTGGTAGTAGCTctcaaaataagaagactgtcacctgccctcagtgtggaaagagtttcacacgtaAAGGAAACCTTAAGAATCacttaagaattcacactggagagaggccttacaCATGCCCTCGTTGTGGCAAGAGTTTCAGTCAAAAAGGACATCTTCAACATCACATTaagattcacactggagagagaccTCACCCATGCcctcactgtggaaagagtttcatagaAAGGGGACGCCTTAAGGAACACCTAAGAATACAtactggagagaggccttacaAATGTGATCACTGCGGAAAGACTTTCAGACGTAAAGGAGACCTTAAGAGTCACAAAAAAGTttacactggagagaagccttacacgtgtcaagagtgtgggaagagtttcacagAAAAAGGACACCTGAAGAATCACATAAGGATTCACTctggagagaggcctttcacatgccctcagtgtggacagagttTCATACGTAAAGGAGATCTCAAGAGTCACATTAGAATTCATTCTGGTGAGAggcctttcacatgccctcagtgtggaaagagtttcaaatggGCAAACGGTCTCAAAGATCATTTGAGCACTCACTCTAAAAGAAGgccatttaactgtgatcagtgtggTGAAAAATTTAGTGTGGCTTCAAACTTGGAGGCACACTTGAAAATTCATGCAAATGAGAGACCTTACTTATGTTCTTTTTGCGGAATGAGATTTTCACTGCTGGACTATTTGAAAGAGCACCAGAAAATACACAAAGGTGTCAATTCTCTTGCGTGCTCTGAATGTGGGAATACTTTCGCTAGAGCCAGCTGCTTGAAAGAGCACCAAAAGCTCCATTTTGGAGGAAAACCTCACAAGTGTTCttattgtggaaagagtttcagtcaTTCAGGACACCTGAAAACACACGCGAGAgtgcacactggagagaagccatatcCCTGCtcttcatgtgggaagagtttcagcaCATCAAGTACACTACAAAGACATAGACGACAATACTGTCCAAAGTTGTCACAGTGA
- the LOC127442869 gene encoding uncharacterized protein LOC127442869 isoform X2, whose product MASSGSRTSEGSCASRPDAIEVGYANSYFRSQTPSPSTLSTTPSPSHARMAPGATTRQCSGCNKVIGNASKECHHCGMKVTQKKNLKAQKIKYNNQWAAKLKKGGNFCKIMNSVDLLLHKLEVLGVSPVLFITKQKGRQRSSGVLLKDRFMRSHPSLQVMRRLYDAIVRESSCKQNSTQSLPPDFPATLPPSLNSAPPDAGTSALTPSTPLLLPTSTQTTSTCISPTSAVLTPTSSVNTPTVFYMQTRRNRGKIQNDLTEVKEESQELDEMEERQSSSCSETENNFLQIKIEDTEEQRETMYHIVRFLDSEEVEVVPAIWVKDDVCFWPPYKYNRIQRAIKSVEQPQETWTPYTIIVMYSANNYYEAQKKIPLLEQQSDVLSEVGNDSLKPPKWKIKRNADLITSADATPSQATSTACLSPEWWSKISVSSLRQNVHLSEQPQQQTAKQLWQEQNCAGPSQDQLNQVSWQQPVCDQEDPESSMHQRHGNILCCNPMLGSILHDLLKNQEIMKEQQRNLIKMVQDLQRNNTREIITANDLDQRRLPVEDLASLMALEDDIRSCPDTRSKMVLTLGFLGGVDVKDTVWRVMKQTMKNDLAKMVNWRGVNGKTSFQSLELKNVVIEAVRRNPQCTQATELDVEKVIRRWFHLASDREGGRKRREPLQHVNP is encoded by the exons atggcATCCTCTGGATCGCGTACTTCAGAGGGATCCTGCGCTAGCCGACCAGATGCCATTGAAGTTGGGTATGCTAACAG TTACTTCAGATCACAAACCCCATCTCCATCCACACTCTCTACCACTCCGTCCCCCTCACATGCACGAATGGCACCTGGAGCCACAACACGCCAGTGCAGTGGTTGCAACAAAGTGATTGGCAATGCCTCCAAAGAATGCCATCACTGCGGGATGAAGGTTACACAAAAGAAGAACCTGAAGgcccaaaaaattaaatacaacaatcAGTGGGCCGCCAAATTAAAAAAGGGTGgcaatttttgcaaaataatgaaTTCTGTGGACTTGCTT CTTCATAAGTTGGAAGTCCTGGGTGTCTCCCCAGTGCTGTTTATAACCAAACAGAAAGGCCGGCAGCGCTCATCAGGAGTGTTGTTGAAAGACCGTTTTATGCGAAGTCATCCCTCACTGCAAGTCATGCGGCGACTGTATGACGCTATTGTCAGAG AAAGTTCCTGTAAGCAGAACTCTACCCAGTCTCTTCCACCTGATTTTCCAGCAACTCTTCCACCCAGCCTTAACTCTGCCCCTCCCGATGCTGGCACATCTGCTCTCACCCCTTCAACACCCCTTTTACTGCCAACTTCTACTCAGACTACATCCACCTGTATCAGTCCTACCTCTGCTGTACTCacacccacctcttctgtgaaCACTCCCACTGTATTCTACATGCAAACACGGAGGAATCGgggaaaaattcaaaatg ACCTAacggaagtgaaagaggaaagtcaagaactggaTGAAATGGAGGAGAGACAGTCTTCTAGTTGCTCAGAGACTGAAAACAATTTCTTACAAATTAAAATTGAAGATacagaggaacaaagag AAACCATGTACCACATAGTACGCTTTCTGGATTCAGAGGAAGTGGAAGTTGTGCCTGCAATTTGGGTGAAGGACGATGTGTGTTTCTGGCCTCCATACAAGTATAACAGAATTCAGAGGGCAATCAAAAGTGTGGAGCAACCTCAAGAGACTTGGACTCCATACACAATCATAGTGATGTATTCTGCaa ATAATTATTATGAAGCACAGAAGAAAATTCCTCTTCTAGAGCAGCAGTCTGATGTCCTGTCCGAAGTGGGGAATGACTCCTTGAAGCCACCAAAATGGAAAATCAA ACGAAACGCAGACCTGATTACATCTGCAGATGCAACACCGAGTCAAGCAACTTCAACAGCATGCTTGAGTCCTGAATGGTGGAGCAAAATCTCTGTGTCATCACTAAGGCAAAATGTACATTTATCAGAGCAGCCACAACAACAGACTGCCAAACAATTGTGGCAAGAGCAAAATTGTGCCGGACCATCCCAGGACCAGCTGAACCAAGTGTCATGGCAACAGCCAGTGTGTGACCAGGAAGATCCAGAATCTTCCATGCACCAGAGACATGGAAACATCTTGTGCTGTAATCCAATGCTGGGAT CAATTCTACACGACCTATTAAAAAATCAGGAAATTATGAAGGAGCAACAAAGGAACCTAATTAAGATGGTTCAAGATCTTCAGAGAAATAACACGCGGGAGATCATAACTGCCAATGATCTGGATCAAAGGCGCCTTCCGGTTGAGGACCTTGCTTCATTAATGGCTCTAGAAGATGACATCAGATCCTGTCCAGACACAAGAAGTAAAATG GTACTTACCCTAGGGTTTTTGGGTGGAGTTGATGTGAAGGACACTGTCTGGAGAGTCATGAAGCAAACCATGAAAAATGACCTTGCAAAAATGGTCAACTGGAGAGGTGTGAATGGAAAGACATCTTTTCAAAGCCTGGAGCTTAAGAATGTTGTGATTG AGGCTGTAAGAAGAAATCCACAGTGTACTCAGGCAACAGAGTTAGATGTGGAAAAAGTTATTAGACGGTGGTTTCATCTGGCTAGTGATCGAGAGGGCGGTAGAAAGAGAAGAGAACCTTTACAACATGTTAATCCatag
- the LOC127442899 gene encoding gastrula zinc finger protein XlCGF57.1-like isoform X1, with protein MEYLGHTIIKMEAVKEENGDLSDPEPSRVKNEDTEEQIVISICKIQRQLTSRCFYPMRLTNVQSSLMTAKDHLDQMEVKEESQELIRGVEDNHDNFITGENSGSSSQNKKTVTCPQCGKSFTRKGNLKNHLRIHTGERPYTCPRCGKSFSQKGHLQHHIKIHTGERPHPCPHCGKSFIERGRLKEHLRIHTGERPYKCDHCGKTFRRKGDLKSHKKVYTGEKPYTCQECGKSFTEKGHLKNHIRIHSGERPFTCPQCGQSFIRKGDLKSHIRIHSGERPFTCPQCGKSFKWANGLKDHLSTHSKRRPFNCDQCGEKFSVASNLEAHLKIHANERPYLCSFCGMRFSLLDYLKEHQKIHKGVNSLACSECGNTFARASCLKEHQKLHFGGKPHKCSYCGKSFSHSGHLKTHARVHTGEKPYPCSSCGKSFSTSSTLQRHRRQYCPKLSQ; from the exons ATGGAATATTTAGGACATACAATTATAAAAATGGAGGCTGTTAAAGAGGAGAATGGGGACCTGAGTGATCCAGAACCAAGCAGAgtgaaaaatgaagatactgaggaacaaatag ttatcagtatctgcaaaatccaacgTCAGTTGACCtctagatgcttttatccaatgcGACTTACAAATGTGCAGTCTTCATTAATGACTGCTAAGGACCATCTAG ACcagatggaagtgaaagaggaaagtcaagaactgattAGAGGAGTGGAGGACAACCACGATAATTTCATCACTGGAGAAAACTCTGGTAGTAGCTctcaaaataagaagactgtcacctgccctcagtgtggaaagagtttcacacgtaAAGGAAACCTTAAGAATCacttaagaattcacactggagagaggccttacaCATGCCCTCGTTGTGGCAAGAGTTTCAGTCAAAAAGGACATCTTCAACATCACATTaagattcacactggagagagaccTCACCCATGCcctcactgtggaaagagtttcatagaAAGGGGACGCCTTAAGGAACACCTAAGAATACAtactggagagaggccttacaAATGTGATCACTGCGGAAAGACTTTCAGACGTAAAGGAGACCTTAAGAGTCACAAAAAAGTttacactggagagaagccttacacgtgtcaagagtgtgggaagagtttcacagAAAAAGGACACCTGAAGAATCACATAAGGATTCACTctggagagaggcctttcacatgccctcagtgtggacagagttTCATACGTAAAGGAGATCTCAAGAGTCACATTAGAATTCATTCTGGTGAGAggcctttcacatgccctcagtgtggaaagagtttcaaatggGCAAACGGTCTCAAAGATCATTTGAGCACTCACTCTAAAAGAAGgccatttaactgtgatcagtgtggTGAAAAATTTAGTGTGGCTTCAAACTTGGAGGCACACTTGAAAATTCATGCAAATGAGAGACCTTACTTATGTTCTTTTTGCGGAATGAGATTTTCACTGCTGGACTATTTGAAAGAGCACCAGAAAATACACAAAGGTGTCAATTCTCTTGCGTGCTCTGAATGTGGGAATACTTTCGCTAGAGCCAGCTGCTTGAAAGAGCACCAAAAGCTCCATTTTGGAGGAAAACCTCACAAGTGTTCttattgtggaaagagtttcagtcaTTCAGGACACCTGAAAACACACGCGAGAgtgcacactggagagaagccatatcCCTGCtcttcatgtgggaagagtttcagcaCATCAAGTACACTACAAAGACATAGACGACAATACTGTCCAAAGTTGTCACAGTGA
- the LOC127442869 gene encoding uncharacterized protein LOC127442869 isoform X1: MASSGSRTSEGSCASRPDAIEVGYANSYFRSQTPSPSTLSTTPSPSHARMAPGATTRQCSGCNKVIGNASKECHHCGMKVTQKKNLKAQKIKYNNQWAAKLKKGGNFCKIMNSVDLLLHKLEVLGVSPVLFITKQKGRQRSSGVLLKDRFMRSHPSLQVMRRLYDAIVRESSCKQNSTQSLPPDFPATLPPSLNSAPPDAGTSALTPSTPLLLPTSTQTTSTCISPTSAVLTPTSSVNTPTVFYMQTRRNRGKIQNDLTEVKEESQELDEMEERQSSSCSETENNFLQIKIEDTEEQRAETMYHIVRFLDSEEVEVVPAIWVKDDVCFWPPYKYNRIQRAIKSVEQPQETWTPYTIIVMYSANNYYEAQKKIPLLEQQSDVLSEVGNDSLKPPKWKIKRNADLITSADATPSQATSTACLSPEWWSKISVSSLRQNVHLSEQPQQQTAKQLWQEQNCAGPSQDQLNQVSWQQPVCDQEDPESSMHQRHGNILCCNPMLGSILHDLLKNQEIMKEQQRNLIKMVQDLQRNNTREIITANDLDQRRLPVEDLASLMALEDDIRSCPDTRSKMVLTLGFLGGVDVKDTVWRVMKQTMKNDLAKMVNWRGVNGKTSFQSLELKNVVIEAVRRNPQCTQATELDVEKVIRRWFHLASDREGGRKRREPLQHVNP; the protein is encoded by the exons atggcATCCTCTGGATCGCGTACTTCAGAGGGATCCTGCGCTAGCCGACCAGATGCCATTGAAGTTGGGTATGCTAACAG TTACTTCAGATCACAAACCCCATCTCCATCCACACTCTCTACCACTCCGTCCCCCTCACATGCACGAATGGCACCTGGAGCCACAACACGCCAGTGCAGTGGTTGCAACAAAGTGATTGGCAATGCCTCCAAAGAATGCCATCACTGCGGGATGAAGGTTACACAAAAGAAGAACCTGAAGgcccaaaaaattaaatacaacaatcAGTGGGCCGCCAAATTAAAAAAGGGTGgcaatttttgcaaaataatgaaTTCTGTGGACTTGCTT CTTCATAAGTTGGAAGTCCTGGGTGTCTCCCCAGTGCTGTTTATAACCAAACAGAAAGGCCGGCAGCGCTCATCAGGAGTGTTGTTGAAAGACCGTTTTATGCGAAGTCATCCCTCACTGCAAGTCATGCGGCGACTGTATGACGCTATTGTCAGAG AAAGTTCCTGTAAGCAGAACTCTACCCAGTCTCTTCCACCTGATTTTCCAGCAACTCTTCCACCCAGCCTTAACTCTGCCCCTCCCGATGCTGGCACATCTGCTCTCACCCCTTCAACACCCCTTTTACTGCCAACTTCTACTCAGACTACATCCACCTGTATCAGTCCTACCTCTGCTGTACTCacacccacctcttctgtgaaCACTCCCACTGTATTCTACATGCAAACACGGAGGAATCGgggaaaaattcaaaatg ACCTAacggaagtgaaagaggaaagtcaagaactggaTGAAATGGAGGAGAGACAGTCTTCTAGTTGCTCAGAGACTGAAAACAATTTCTTACAAATTAAAATTGAAGATacagaggaacaaagag CAGAAACCATGTACCACATAGTACGCTTTCTGGATTCAGAGGAAGTGGAAGTTGTGCCTGCAATTTGGGTGAAGGACGATGTGTGTTTCTGGCCTCCATACAAGTATAACAGAATTCAGAGGGCAATCAAAAGTGTGGAGCAACCTCAAGAGACTTGGACTCCATACACAATCATAGTGATGTATTCTGCaa ATAATTATTATGAAGCACAGAAGAAAATTCCTCTTCTAGAGCAGCAGTCTGATGTCCTGTCCGAAGTGGGGAATGACTCCTTGAAGCCACCAAAATGGAAAATCAA ACGAAACGCAGACCTGATTACATCTGCAGATGCAACACCGAGTCAAGCAACTTCAACAGCATGCTTGAGTCCTGAATGGTGGAGCAAAATCTCTGTGTCATCACTAAGGCAAAATGTACATTTATCAGAGCAGCCACAACAACAGACTGCCAAACAATTGTGGCAAGAGCAAAATTGTGCCGGACCATCCCAGGACCAGCTGAACCAAGTGTCATGGCAACAGCCAGTGTGTGACCAGGAAGATCCAGAATCTTCCATGCACCAGAGACATGGAAACATCTTGTGCTGTAATCCAATGCTGGGAT CAATTCTACACGACCTATTAAAAAATCAGGAAATTATGAAGGAGCAACAAAGGAACCTAATTAAGATGGTTCAAGATCTTCAGAGAAATAACACGCGGGAGATCATAACTGCCAATGATCTGGATCAAAGGCGCCTTCCGGTTGAGGACCTTGCTTCATTAATGGCTCTAGAAGATGACATCAGATCCTGTCCAGACACAAGAAGTAAAATG GTACTTACCCTAGGGTTTTTGGGTGGAGTTGATGTGAAGGACACTGTCTGGAGAGTCATGAAGCAAACCATGAAAAATGACCTTGCAAAAATGGTCAACTGGAGAGGTGTGAATGGAAAGACATCTTTTCAAAGCCTGGAGCTTAAGAATGTTGTGATTG AGGCTGTAAGAAGAAATCCACAGTGTACTCAGGCAACAGAGTTAGATGTGGAAAAAGTTATTAGACGGTGGTTTCATCTGGCTAGTGATCGAGAGGGCGGTAGAAAGAGAAGAGAACCTTTACAACATGTTAATCCatag